GTGCAGGCTGGGCGTCAGAAGGGGCTGAATGCTCTCCCGCCAGCAGCTCTGAAGGGTGAGGTGAACGCGCCTTGACTATGGTCGCACTATAGGCACTTACCTGACTTGCTATCTGAGGGAATTCCTCCACCGTCAGCTGGTCGCTGTCGCTCAGGACGACGGCGCGAAAGACTGTGTTTTCCAGTTGGCGGATATTGCCCGGCCAGTCATAGCTTTGCAGAAGCGCGAGGGCTTCCGGTGCAATGTGGCTCAGATTTTTGCGGCCTTCCTCTGCGGCAAAGCGAGCAAGGAAGTTTCGCGTGAGGGCTGGGATGTCATCCTTTCGGTCTCTGAGGGGAGGAACGCGGATGGGGAAGACATTGAGCCTGTAGTAAAGGTCTTCGCGGAACTTGCCATCCTTGACGAGCTGGATCAGATCCTTGTTGGTTGCCGAGATCAAGCGGAAATCGACTTTGACGGGCTTTGGCGCGCCGACGGGGTCGATCTCACCTTCCTGCAGGGCCCGCAAGAGCTTCACCTGTGTATCGAGCGGCAACTCGCCAACCTCATCGAGAAACAGTGTGCCGCCATTTGCCTCAACGAATTTGCCGATATGCTTGTCATTGGCGCCGGTAAAGGCTCCCTTTTCATGACCAAAGAGAATGCTTTCGACCAGATTGTCTGGAATGGCACCACAGTTGACCGTTACGAAGGGTTTGCTTGAGCGTTCGGAGGCATGCTGGATTGCCTTGGCGATCAACTCCTTGCCGACGCCGGACTCGCCTTCAATGAGGATCGGAATGTGGGATTTTGCGGCCCGCTGGCCAAGGTTTATGACGCGTGACATCGTCTCGCTGGAGGAGATGATGCTCTTGAAACTGAGATTACCATCGCGTTTGGAGCGAATGCGGGAGATTTCATCCTCAAGGGCGTTGACCTTCAGGGCGTTGCGCATGGCCACTTGCAGGCGTTCCGGTGCCACTGGCTTGATGACGAAGTCAAAGGCGCCGGCGCGCATGGCATTGACCGCAGTGTCAATGCCTGCATGGGCTGTCTGAACGATGATGGGTGCCTTGATGTCTGTCTTTTGCAGTGCCTGAAGCACACCCATACCATCCAGATTCGGCATTACCAGATCAAGAATGATGAGGTCGAAATGGGTTGCTGGATTTTCTCTCAGTATGGAGAGGGCCTCTTCGCCATTTTCGGCGCAAGCGGGCTCAAAACCGCTTTTCTCCACGACCGCTTCGAGCAGTCGCCGTTGCACCGGGTCATCATCAACAATCAGGATGCGTTCGTTCATCTTGCTCTCAGTTTGTACTCGGCGGCGCTGCTGGCGTCATATGCGGTGATCTGTTTCATTTTGAACCACGATGAGCCCAATCAGTTAACAGCACGTTAATGTCTGCCTGTCGAAGCCGATTTGTTCATATTTGATTAATTTATTTGCCTCCTGTTTGACCTTCTTTTTTGGAAGGATGTCACTTTATACGCCTTAATCCGGACATCTTACGATTTTGACATTTGACCTTGAGGCAGGAATTCCTATCTTAATTAAGTCGGTTTACCGATAACCGGAATTAGGTCCGGTACAGACTTTTTCACTTCATTGCTGGATGTCCTTATGATCACTGAACGCTTATTTCGCTCGTCTCTAGACGCTTTTCTTGCCACCTCAGATGCTGCTGCTGCCGACAAGGCGGTTGGCGATTTGCCCGAGTGGTCTCTTGATGATCTCTACAAAGGGCTTGACGATCCGGCGATCGAAGAAGACTACAAGCTAGCCCAGAGCGAAGCTGAGGCGTTTGCGGCTGATTATCAGGGCAAACTTGCTGAGGGGCTGGCCAAGGGCGGAGACGACCTGGCAGAAGCCATGAAGCGCTACGAAGCAATGCAAGAGCGCATGGGCAAACTGATTTCCTATGCGGGGCTTCTTTATAATGGCAATACGACCGACCCCAAGATCGCCAAATTCTATGGAGATGCGCAAGAGCGCCTGACGACGATTTCTACGGTTCTATTGTTCTTTGAACTGGAGCTGAACCGTGTTGAGGATGCCGTGCTTGATAAGGCTATCGCGTCCTGCGAGGCTTTGGCTCACTACAAGCCTTGGCTTGATGATTTGCGCATGGAAAAGCCTTATCAGCTGTCTGATGAGCTGGAAAAGCTTTTCTACGAAAAATCGGTCACCGGCGCCATGGCGTGGAACCGTTTGTTCAATGAAACAATGGCCGGTCTGCGCTTTACCGTTGAAACCGATGGGGAAAGCAAGGAGTTGGCCATTGAGCAGGCCTTGAACCTGATGTCCGATAGCGACGAGGCCAAGCGAAAGGCCGCCGCGAAGGCATTGGCCGAGACCTTCAAGAAAAATATCTCCACCTTTGCGCTAATCACCAATACGCTGGCCAAGGACAAGGCCATTTCCGATAGCTGGCGCGGTTTTGAAGATGTTGCTGATAGCCGCCATCTGGCAAACCGTGTGGAGCGTGAGGTTGTCGATGCGATGGTGGCTGCGGTGCAAGATGCTTATCCGCGTCTTTCCCATCGCTACTATGCCTTGAAGGCAAAATGGTTTGGTAAGGATGCGCTGGATCACTGGGATCGCAACGCGCCGCTTCCAAAGGTTCCGATGCGCACGATTGATTGGCCGGAAGCCAAGAATATTGTGCAGGAAGCCTATTCCGGTTTTGCGCCTGAAATGGCCGAGATATCAGAGAAGTTCTTTGCCAATGGCTGGATTGATGCGGCTATTCGTGATGGCAAGTCACCGGGTGCTTTTGCTCACCCGACCGTTCCGAGCGTTCACCCCTATGTGTTGCTCAACTATATGGGCAAGCCGCGCGATGTGATGACCCTCGCCCATGAGCTGGGTCACGGGGTGCATCAGGTTCTGGCCGGAAAACAGGGCGCCTTGATGGCATCGACGCCTTTGACGCTGGCGGAAACCGCCAGTGTGTTTGGTGAAATGCTGACCTTCCGCTCTCTGCTCGCCAAAGCAAAAACACCTGCTGAACGCCGGTCCATGTTGGCCAGCAAGGTTGAGGATATGCTCAACACCGTGGTGCGCCAGATTGCCTTCTATCTATATGAACGCAAGCTTCATACGGCCCGTCAGGCAGGAGAATTGACCTCCGATGAGATCTGCGAGATCTGGATGAGCGTACAAGCAGACAGTTTGGGGCCGTCCATACGGTTGGGTGAGGGCTATGAGACCTATTGGGCCTATATTCCGCATTTCATCCATTCCCCATTCTATGTGTATGCCTATGCGTTCGGTGATTGTCTGGTTAACTCGCTTTATTCCGTCTATCAGGACAGCAATGAAGGCTTTGCCGAGAAGTATTTCGATATGCTCAAGGCGGGCGGAACCAAGCATCATTCCGAGCTATTGGCTCCATTTGGGCTTGATGCGCGAAATCCTGACTTCTGGTCCAAAGGATTGTCTGTTGTAGAAGGCCTGATCGACGAACTGGACGCGCTGGAAGAGGCGTAGTCTTCGTTTGGGCCGAAGGTGGAGTGCCTGAGTTGGAGTTTGTGTGACAGATGGTAGATGAATCCCTCTTTGACCCGAGCGATGATGAAAATTCTTACGACGATCAAAATCGTTTTGGTCGTCGTTTGAAACGATATGCGCGTGTGAATGCTGGCATGGGTGGTTTTGTTGCCCGCGCGGCAGGGGCGCGTCTGTTCGGTGGCAGCTCCAGCGATATCGAACGCGAAGCTGCTGATCTGGCGCGTGTGTTGGGAACCCTCAAGGGGCCTTTGATGAAGGTGGCGCAAATGATCTCCACGGTGCCTGATGTGGTGCCTCCCGAATATGCCGCCGAGTTGGCTCAGCTGCAGTCCGATGCGCCGCCAATGGGCAGGGCCTTTACCCGACGCAGGATGCGTTCCGAGCTTGGGGCTGGGTGGCGTTCGCAATTCGCCGAGTTTGATCACGAGCCGTCTGCGGCGGCTTCCTTGGGGCAGGTGCATAAGGCGCTGCATTCCGATGGCACAATTCTGGCGTGCAAGCTGCAATATCCCGATATGGAAAGTGCCGTAGAGGCTGATCTCAAGCAGCTCAACATGGTGTTTGCCTTGCATCGTTCCATGCAGTCTGCTGTTGATACGCGGGAAATGAGCGCAGAAATCTCAGAGCGTGTGCGAGAAGAGCTCGACTATGTGCGCGAGGCTTGGCACATGAGCCTCTATGCGGAGATTTTCGAGAAAGATGCGAGCATCCGCGTTCCCAAACTCTATCCGGATCTTTCTACGCCACGCCTGTTGACCATGAGTTGGCTCAATGGTCGCAAGCTGCTCGACTATAAGCAACATAGCCAAGAGGTGCGGAATTTTCTTACCGAACGGCTATTCCATGCCTGGTGGTATCCTTTTGCCAATTTTGGCGTGATTCATGGTGATCCGCACCTTGGCAACTATTCCGCTTTTGAAGAGGGGGGCGAGGTCGGAGGTCTCAATCTTTTCGATTATGGCTGCATTCGTATCTTTACGCCCCGTTTCGTCAAGGGCGTCGTCGATCTCTATCACGGACTTGAAAAAGGTGATCGAGACCAGATTGTGCATGCCTACGAGTGCTGGGGCTTTTCCAATCTCAGCGACGAATTGATCGATGCGCTCAATTTATGGGCCCGATTCATCTATGGGCCGATGCTGGACGATCGTGTCCGTTCGATAGCCGATGGAGTTAGCCCGGCCGAATATGGCCGCAAGCAGGCCTTTAAGGTGCATCAGGAATTCCGGCGTCTGGGTCCGATCACCGTGCCGCGGGAATTTGTTTTCATGGACAGGGCAGCCATCGGGCTCGGTGGCGTGTTCCTGCATTTGAGTGCGGAGCTCAATTTCTATCGCCTGTTCAACGAGCAGATCGAGGATTTTTCTCCCGAACGGGTCAGCAATGCTCGTCGCAGCTTGCCTGCTTCGCCTCAGAATTTCGATCCATCCTTCGGGCCAGCTGCTTAGGGCTTCCTAACTCTCTTCTGCCGATCAAGAAAAAGCCCCTGACTGCGCGAAAGCATCGGGGGCTCTGGTCTTTTCCTGAATATATGATGCTGATTGAATGCGTCGCTATTAGGCGGTTAGCGATTTGACGAATTCATCAACTTCTGATGTCAAATGTCTGGCTTCAACCAAAAGATCCGAGGCTGAGTTTTTGACGTCATTTGCAACTTGGGTGGATTGTTCGGCAGCTCTTGAAACTCCATCGATATTGTTCGTTACTGCATAAACGCCGTCGGCTGCATTGTTCACTCCATCTGCAATAACGCGCGTTGCTTCAGCCTGTTCAGCGATGCCTCCTGAAATCTGGGTGACGATTTCGTCCAGTGACCGGTTGATTTGCGCAATGGCATCTATCGCTTCGGCACTCTGGATCGTTGCATTCTGGATGTCGGTAATCTGCGCACTGATTTCAGTTGTCGCTTTTGCGGTCTGGTTGGCCAAGTTCTTCACCTCGGAAGCAACGACAGCAAAGCCCTTGCCTGCGTCTCCTGCTCGAGCTGCTTCAATGGTGGCATTGAGGGCGAGCAGGTTGGTCTGATCGGCAATTTCCTGAATGAGAATGACAATTGCGCCGATTTTCTTTGCTGCATCGGTCAGAGCCTGAATCTGGGTAATCGTGGTGTCCGCAGCCATAACAGCGTCTCTGGCCTTCTCCGCAGAGAGATCGATTTGACGGCTGATCTCTGTGATGGATTGGTTGAGACCTTCGCTGGCATCGGCGACGGATCGCACAGAGGCGTTGGTTTCTTCAGAGGCTTGAGAAACTGCAGTGGCCTGGATGCTGGTCTCTTCCGAACTGCCAGACACAACCACGGCAGCCTGTTCCATGGCCTGCGCTCTTTGGGTCAGAGAGGAGGAAATGCCGCCAATAACTTCTCGGAAGCGCTCGGCGATTTTTGCAGCCTCTTTGACTTTGTGCTCGCGGTCCTGCTCTTCACGGAGTTTTTGATCCGTTTCGAATTTGGCTTTTTCCTGAGCGTTGCTCTTGAACACATGCAATGCTTTTGCCACGGAGCCGATTTCATCGCGCCGATCTTCGCCACTGATTTCGATATCAAGCTGGCCGGAGGCCAACAGTTGCATCTCATGAACCGAGCGGTTGATCGCATTGGAAATGCTTCTGCCAAGATAGACAGCCAAAGCCAGTGCTGCCAGTGCAAAAATTGCGGCAATGGAAGATAGCCTCCAGAGCTTGCTCTTGAAGCCTTCAATGCGGATGTTCAACATGTCGTCAAGTTCAACAACTGTTTTTTGCCAGAGTGTATCTGATGCTTCTACAAATTGCTTTTGGGCTTGAACGAAGTTCTTCTGGGTGTCTTCAGGGATGCCATCGAATAGATCCAGACTTTTGTTGGCAAGTGACAAGTAGTGATCCGCTGCTGATTTCAGATCTTCTGATGCCTGTGCAAGTTTGCTACGCCGATCATAATTGCCCTGATGCTCGTATATTGTATCGATCGAAGCAAAAGTGCCATCAACCATGTCGCCTAATGCTCCAAGTTCGGAAGCGAGGCGCCTGCGGTTTTTCTCGTTATATACGAATGTCAAATCACTATGAATCTGAGAAAGCTCTTTGGAGAGCTTGAGCAGTGCCGGCAATTTGACGACGATGACATCCATTGCGTAATAGCTGTCAAGATCGGGATCGAGGATCAGGTTGGATTCGTTGCCGACACGGGTGATCAGGTCAACGGTGCCGCTCAAAAGCTTGCTGCTGTCTTTCGTGCTTCCGATCTGGGAGGCCAGCTGGTTTGCCTCAGAGGTCGAATTCATCCGTTCTCCATAAATGGCGGTCGCATCTTTCAAGGATTGCGTTGATACTGGACCGTCTTCTTCTGTCTTTTGGGACAGATCTTTAAGTGTTGGCCACAGAGCTTTAAGATATTGATCGCCGTCGTACTCTTTCGATGCAAAGGAAATTTCCTTGTTGCTTTGATTAACGAACATGTAGGCGAGCATTATTGTCGGGATCATAAGTAGCGTTACGATTGTGGCGATCTTGTAAGAAATTTTCATTTTATACACTCAGGAAGAGAATTATCTTTTTGATACTATGTAGCTTTTTCATCTATCAATTAATAATGTACTAAGTATCGTGAATTTTGTCATTCGCGTGTAATACATGGCTATTTGTAGATCGTTGCTTTGTATTAAGTAGAAGTAACTAAAATTCTATATGTGTTGTGACAAGATTATTTCTTCTGAATCAGAGGTGCGCGAAACAAGATAAAACTGCATCTTTTTGCGGCAATTTGGGAGCTTTGCCTGCGTCAATTTGTTCAGCATAGCAATTGGCTATAATGTGTGCTATTTTGTCGCAGTTTTATGGATAAAGGGAGGAATATCGAATGGCAGGACAGGAAAATCCAGTGATGGATTATCAGGAGCACTATAGCACTTACGCTTTATTTGTCGGTCTGATCAAATATGGCAGCATCATTTCTGTTGCCATTGTGGCCC
This window of the uncultured Cohaesibacter sp. genome carries:
- a CDS encoding sigma-54 dependent transcriptional regulator translates to MNERILIVDDDPVQRRLLEAVVEKSGFEPACAENGEEALSILRENPATHFDLIILDLVMPNLDGMGVLQALQKTDIKAPIIVQTAHAGIDTAVNAMRAGAFDFVIKPVAPERLQVAMRNALKVNALEDEISRIRSKRDGNLSFKSIISSSETMSRVINLGQRAAKSHIPILIEGESGVGKELIAKAIQHASERSSKPFVTVNCGAIPDNLVESILFGHEKGAFTGANDKHIGKFVEANGGTLFLDEVGELPLDTQVKLLRALQEGEIDPVGAPKPVKVDFRLISATNKDLIQLVKDGKFREDLYYRLNVFPIRVPPLRDRKDDIPALTRNFLARFAAEEGRKNLSHIAPEALALLQSYDWPGNIRQLENTVFRAVVLSDSDQLTVEEFPQIASQVSAYSATIVKARSPHPSELLAGEHSAPSDAQPAPSPQSFEATPVAATGDIPSATDANLAASSQPSPPPAQEGQKNKAQQDPWGFLRILDEQGNIRPLAELEAEIIKRALEHHEYRMSDVARRLAIGRSTLYRKLKEYGLDQINDDAAES
- a CDS encoding M3 family oligoendopeptidase, whose translation is MITERLFRSSLDAFLATSDAAAADKAVGDLPEWSLDDLYKGLDDPAIEEDYKLAQSEAEAFAADYQGKLAEGLAKGGDDLAEAMKRYEAMQERMGKLISYAGLLYNGNTTDPKIAKFYGDAQERLTTISTVLLFFELELNRVEDAVLDKAIASCEALAHYKPWLDDLRMEKPYQLSDELEKLFYEKSVTGAMAWNRLFNETMAGLRFTVETDGESKELAIEQALNLMSDSDEAKRKAAAKALAETFKKNISTFALITNTLAKDKAISDSWRGFEDVADSRHLANRVEREVVDAMVAAVQDAYPRLSHRYYALKAKWFGKDALDHWDRNAPLPKVPMRTIDWPEAKNIVQEAYSGFAPEMAEISEKFFANGWIDAAIRDGKSPGAFAHPTVPSVHPYVLLNYMGKPRDVMTLAHELGHGVHQVLAGKQGALMASTPLTLAETASVFGEMLTFRSLLAKAKTPAERRSMLASKVEDMLNTVVRQIAFYLYERKLHTARQAGELTSDEICEIWMSVQADSLGPSIRLGEGYETYWAYIPHFIHSPFYVYAYAFGDCLVNSLYSVYQDSNEGFAEKYFDMLKAGGTKHHSELLAPFGLDARNPDFWSKGLSVVEGLIDELDALEEA
- a CDS encoding AarF/UbiB family protein, with translation MVDESLFDPSDDENSYDDQNRFGRRLKRYARVNAGMGGFVARAAGARLFGGSSSDIEREAADLARVLGTLKGPLMKVAQMISTVPDVVPPEYAAELAQLQSDAPPMGRAFTRRRMRSELGAGWRSQFAEFDHEPSAAASLGQVHKALHSDGTILACKLQYPDMESAVEADLKQLNMVFALHRSMQSAVDTREMSAEISERVREELDYVREAWHMSLYAEIFEKDASIRVPKLYPDLSTPRLLTMSWLNGRKLLDYKQHSQEVRNFLTERLFHAWWYPFANFGVIHGDPHLGNYSAFEEGGEVGGLNLFDYGCIRIFTPRFVKGVVDLYHGLEKGDRDQIVHAYECWGFSNLSDELIDALNLWARFIYGPMLDDRVRSIADGVSPAEYGRKQAFKVHQEFRRLGPITVPREFVFMDRAAIGLGGVFLHLSAELNFYRLFNEQIEDFSPERVSNARRSLPASPQNFDPSFGPAA
- a CDS encoding methyl-accepting chemotaxis protein, which codes for MKISYKIATIVTLLMIPTIMLAYMFVNQSNKEISFASKEYDGDQYLKALWPTLKDLSQKTEEDGPVSTQSLKDATAIYGERMNSTSEANQLASQIGSTKDSSKLLSGTVDLITRVGNESNLILDPDLDSYYAMDVIVVKLPALLKLSKELSQIHSDLTFVYNEKNRRRLASELGALGDMVDGTFASIDTIYEHQGNYDRRSKLAQASEDLKSAADHYLSLANKSLDLFDGIPEDTQKNFVQAQKQFVEASDTLWQKTVVELDDMLNIRIEGFKSKLWRLSSIAAIFALAALALAVYLGRSISNAINRSVHEMQLLASGQLDIEISGEDRRDEIGSVAKALHVFKSNAQEKAKFETDQKLREEQDREHKVKEAAKIAERFREVIGGISSSLTQRAQAMEQAAVVVSGSSEETSIQATAVSQASEETNASVRSVADASEGLNQSITEISRQIDLSAEKARDAVMAADTTITQIQALTDAAKKIGAIVILIQEIADQTNLLALNATIEAARAGDAGKGFAVVASEVKNLANQTAKATTEISAQITDIQNATIQSAEAIDAIAQINRSLDEIVTQISGGIAEQAEATRVIADGVNNAADGVYAVTNNIDGVSRAAEQSTQVANDVKNSASDLLVEARHLTSEVDEFVKSLTA
- a CDS encoding aa3-type cytochrome c oxidase subunit IV; translation: MAGQENPVMDYQEHYSTYALFVGLIKYGSIISVAIVALMALTLL